gttaagttcaattttactaatactctaagataaaaaataatctaatattttctagatctaaaattttaataagacaaagttgacaaaatctttaaagaagtataatctaaaaattgagtttatacattattagaagtaaaacaaacaaaaggTTTGTTATTGTTGCGTTGCTATTTTGTACACTTGTATACAATTCGCACTTAAAATGAGAAGAACGTTATATTCAGGCgttggagagaaaaaagaactaAAGAGTGTACAATGCGATGCAACGCGAACTTTTGCAAATGCGAACTAACCTAAAagcgtaatattttactttaaagtacacaaagatattaaatcaCAAGATAAAGcacaatcaatttttccttGGGAAAAAAATCGTGCACTTACcggtttcttttcattatccATTTTTCACTGTTTTATAGCAGCACACACGAGACACAAGACAGCACAGCACGTGAACACGTGAATAGGTTACGGCATTCGCGCGGCAATACTTGTTGAGCCTGAGCGGTATGAAAGGCAACGTAACCAATCATATAAATGATCGATATTGATTGGTCAATATAGCACccgcaaaaatcaaaattactaaaacaatttttccgtaaaaatattatatatatatatatataatattaatataatataatattaaagaacaatttataatcgattataattatacagggtgagtcaTTTTAATCTATGGATCCGAATATCTTCTAAATTACggtatctacaaaaaaatggtttagaTAAAAGTTGACCAGGACAGAGGgggttatttaattgtatatgcTGCTGACAGCCTCGGGTAAAAGAGGACAGACATAAtgctatctctttctttttgcagGTATAGCTATCGACCATATATGTAGACattgcgacgtgaactagcctcggaatcacgccagatccgagggagcacgcccaatggaaatcggtactcgaggcatcggcaataactgctcGACTCGGTAACTTACGGTATCAAAAACAGATGCttaattcggtaactcgcggtactccacgcttgtcgggagcaaggtaactcgcgaaatcggcaataactgcacgattcggtaactcgcggtactccacacaattcgggagcaaggtaactcacgcgataacggtaaccggaaatgggcgccaggtgcgaaTAATCGCATcgcggtatcggtaactttaatagttctcaaaatttgctcggccgctccccgctcagtatggcagaggggcgcagttcttttacttaacgtagatatctggagtgagaggcgAACACAAGGACAACTCAATACTTAATagttaacaataatgtatttccaTAATTTGGCTTACAAGGGTAAAGGTGTGCAGCGTTCGGCCTGAGCCGATACGGCGGAGACGGTTCAATGCGGTAGCAGGGCCGTTCGCCCAATTACTCGATAACAAGAATAAAGTTAGACAAATACGCGAAATCACGGAGATGCGATCACGATAGTTCGCCGCTGATCCGACTCTATCCGGTAAACACGGGACTTATACTCTGATCATTCGATACGGccggtgaaggccaaataaaCAGGCTTTAAGCGACGGGAGCCTAACGGCCGGGACTGAGATGTCGCGGAACGGCTATTTTTCGCGGGCTTTCccgtttctcgccgagacgcgAACTTGGCGGTAACCGcaatctcgcggagaacgtcCCCGGATCAAAATCCGCCCGCAGACATTCACGGTACTTCCGGTACGGTGATAACGCGGCAAACGGTAACGGAGCGGTATCGCAAGAAAACGGTAGCAAtcggttttcttttttttccttttaaaaGACGGTAACGGCAGGACGGTACGGTAACTAAACGAACGGTAACGAAACGGCAACGAGAAAAGACTGTCGGCGCTGAATTCCCACAAGATAGAGAGACTGTTACGCGATATCCGGGGCCGGCTGGACATGCGGTAATTGAGCGTAATTGAGCGCTCACGATATCAAACACTACGGTTAAGGTGAGAGACACTACATATTAAACGaactcacgctaccagccatcaccggacggaactctacggctacccgagaggcggcttacaaCGATTGGACGTCCTCGGCGTCTTCGGTGTCGTCGGGCTGAGTCCCTGATGTCGTCCTCGCGCACTTGTGTCACACCGAACAGTGACTCTTCTCGGCTCTGCCTCTAGGTCCTTCCAGATTCGCGTCGCCTtcctgcgcatcctgccgattttccgaaaaggggggcccctgagaaccgcccacagttcatccagggcgcccccTTCCGCTCACTGTGGTTTCCTCAAGTCTTTCGGCTGATAACGTGTCGGTAAGtcgatgttcccggaagagactggttaggctggccgggccatactccggtccttccgggtgcagcatcttcggggtcctcgaagccgtctgcagccgggcgaggtccgctgctgcgtgtCTTTGTGTTGCTTTTGACTTTGTGGCTGaaaccaaagcggagttagatagggcttggatggcggaggcgacggaatcgcggtacctgaccttttTCGTGGGGTCACTAACGCGTGGCCCCTGCGGATGATCCCCCGGTGTCCCTCCGGCTTCCCTGGCGATGCTGtcttcgccctgaggcacaaaacacgcaacgccgcccgcacggggtctcgccttacaaTTCAAAAACGGTATTACGGTACAAAAACAGGAATTACAATACAAACGACGCGCAAAAATtgtggagtctcgcgggttgctctctccacgcgaggagcaacaccagggctccttgctccctcggccgggctatcgcccttgtgacggcgctcgaaaagcgtcacgtcacaacatcattattaattttataatctccaaaatcatGACAGACAGAAATTGATTCGCGCaaatacaaagtaaatattaatattagaaaatacattttatgagattatttttttaaccacaaaatttttgtgtttttatcctGATGAGgctatattgcattaatatatttacttattgttagaagtCTATTAGACATCTATTAGATGCcgaaagataatttgtaatctaaacagtgtttgataaacaatacatcgctattgtgtaaatattaagttttaattttgtataaggaaataaatgacacaaaattacatggcatctaatttagatatttctagACATTATTTTAGACTAGATGGCTCcgacatctaatagacgtaTATCCGATCTTGTGTTTCTCCCTGGGACAGTTTCAAGTGGAGGTCTCTTTCCGAGATATGATTACTTCTACCTTTTGAAAGCCGAACCATGGCGTTTTTTAAGTTAATTCCTCTTATCGTTCTGCGTAGAAAAATAACTATGTTAGAAGTAAATTCTTTATGAGGTATTTTGCATCTTACCCTAATATTTTTAGCCTTAAATACGAAATATCTGGTAAAGTAGTCATTTCtcgatgattttatttttatgcttttataCGTAGTATAATGAATAGAATACgctgatgataataatttttaaatacatcaaCTGTTCAGATATATCAATTGGCGTGCTAATTTTGCGAATCTAGCATGACCTTTTTTCAttctaaattacattaattagttaaaaattacaaCTTTTTGCAATACGTCCCGATTGTTCTACTCGAGCGTTTCATTCTGAAGGTCATTTTTGTGAGCAGAGTttcgcaaattaattatttctaatatcgtaaacaatttttaatatcggcCGCCAGTGAagtaatatatacacacacacacacacacatacctATAGGCGTTTTTATgttacacacatacacaacacacatacataaatacatatatacatatatacatacatatacagggtgtccgattTTAAATGAGCACACCGAATAACTTCGAAGGAagtgattttcaaaaaaaatgattcagACGAAAGTTGTTAGGTTTGGAGGGAGACATCCGATAatgacattggtttaatctagggtgtacatgccaagatcatatggaggtcaactttgtttttttaaatggaacaccctatttttgattccaaaatctaatagctggtgtcaagagcttttcaaaacattataatgaagttattttttattaagtacttttcgagttatgagctGATTGTGTGATTAGCGCGGAATTTTCTCAGTAATCCGGACCGGTCAATAACTTGATTGATTCGACGGTATATCGAATCAATAAAGTTAGCGAGAAAGTCTGATCAGAACCGAAGTTCTTCCCAGATTTTTCTCGCATGATTAACTAACGCTGCTGCTGTCCTTTCCCTTTTTGGTTCCCATCGTCGAACCATTTGTGCCCAAacatttttgattaaatttagatCTGATGAACGAGCAGGCCAGTTAACCAATTGGATCTCCGGATGATTCCGAAACCATGTTTGTGTTTCGTGCAATCTATGGACTGCGGAATTATCCTGCACCATCAGATTACTGGCATGTCCTCTGCGGAGTAGATTGCGTGTACTGATGGAAAAACATCTTCCAGTAAGTATGCAAATATACTCCACAGAGTTCATACGTGTGGGAATTTCCACCAGCTCACCAATTGTAGTGCCGGAAATCCAGCCCCACATTGCACATGAAATCCTTCTACTTCTGTGGATAGACACAACATGATTTGGATTCAACCGTTCACCTCTTGGTCGCCATACGTGAAGTTGGCGGTCGGCACACGATACAAAGACTTTTTCATCGGTCCAGATCGTGGCCTCCCACTCTTCACGGCTCGTTACCAAATTTGCCAAAGAAAACGCGATACGCTGTTCCCGATGAACGGAAGTCAGCGGAATTTTGCGGGCTGGACGGCAACAATGATACCCAGCTTCGTTGAGACGTCGCAGTCCTCTCAGATATATGGACGTTCGCCGCGTTGATAGTCTTGTGGACGTAACTCCCGAAGGAGTTATCAGAAACTGCGGCAACGATAGCTTCGTCTTCTTGTGCACTGGTTTTACGAGGACCATGGTTATTTCGACGATGATCATGCAAAGCATGATCATCATCTTCAATAAACCGTTGGATTCATTGTCGGATAGTTTTTACAGAACAAAGAAGCAGCAACAATTTCTGCCACTGTTCTTCCTGCCTGCCACTGTCCGACAATACGACCTCGTATCTCAGAACACAAGTTCTGAGGCATCGTTATATTTATCGCGATTTACGTCCGCTTGATGCTATGACACaacgataattaattcaataacaaaaaaaaatttagaagcgCGGTcttttagtaataaataaaaaaaaaaaaaaaaaaaaaaaagaaagtgacACATAGGCGAACAAAAGTGCGATATTCTACAACTACTTCATTGGCGgccgatattaaaaattgtttacgatATTAGAAATAGTTAATTTGCGAAACTCTGCACAAAAATGACTTTCAGAATGAAACGCTCGCTTAGAACAATCGGGACGTATTGCAAAAAGTCGTAATTTTCAgctaattaatgtaatttgaaACGGTCCATTTATTTGCGCGGAATAGTTCGCCGGGATCAGGAGTTCGGTCAGTTGGGGTCATGTTAAGAGAATCGCTGTCTGTGTGTAGCAAAATAAAACTTggtttattgtataatttgatGTTAGCTATGTACAGTGTACCGTGTGGATACGTTTAGTATAAATATGTTGAATACGTTGTCTGAACGCtcgttataaatttgtaataattacgGCGGTGTAAGGCCGCAATCAGATGGTGCGTAATAGGACTGCGGAATAGAAAGTGCGTCATTGAAACAATCAATCAGCGCTATTCTGCATTTGCCTTATTGTTAGATGCTGCGGAAAGGACGTAATTATCGAATAGAGGTGAAAGAGGTTAAAATAAACACTGGTAGAacgtgaaataatattaaatgatggATACGATGGAATCGCGTGATCGGTGTGATgttaatatgaataaagcAGATTCTAATGTaagtttacataaaaaatattaaatattatttaaaaattattttaatatttgttagatttatataataatgttgtttatattttttgttaaagtattataaatgcaCGTATTGCAACTTTATGCTACCAAAGGAGAACTATGATTATTTGAATCATTCATGCTtcgcaaatataaatattttaaaagagaacATTTATGTTGACAATTTTAACTGTTTATTTAGAGGTTAGTTAAttcttgatttattaaatatatgtgtatatcacatttaattttttcattagatataatttatagttactgccaatttttcataaaagtaaGTTATATACAGGTGCAACAGATATGGCTCAAGAATCAAATGCTAACGATGAAGTTAGTGAGATTGATGAACAATCTTGCTCGTCtgttggaaaaaagaaaatccgaAACAAGGAGGATAAAGCTTGGGCTGACTATGATGAATTACTAATAAATGCTGTTATGAAAAGGCCTTGTCTATGGAATCACATCACTCCACCAAAAACAAGAGGTCCATTAATTGTCAAAGAGGCATGGCTTGAAGTTAAAGAGGAAATAGagagtaatatttattttaatatttaaaatgtagatGTACTTAAAAATCCCtttgttagaaaaatgttttatgaaaaatatttaattttaaatttttagataagtTTGaagtagaaataattaaaaaacgttGGAGAAACCTCCGTGATTCCTACAAAAAAGCCAGAAATAAAATGACCGAATATATACCCAGTGGTTCAGCAGCACCATCAACCGAGAATAGGAAAGGTGGCTTTCGGTACTATGATCAAATGGAATTCTTGAATGACACGATGATTTCCAGACCGTAAGTCAACAATTCTACAATTTCAAAAGcaacaatttacaattatataaaataattatttttaaatacatatatatatattttttgcagttCTAAAAGTAACATTTCAGAAGACTTGTCACAAGCCTCGAATTTCAACGACACAAGTCCCAGTAACTCTAACTTTGACAAATGTCCAAATGTGGAAAATGAAGATAATGAGAGTCTATCCGGAATAAATTCAAGTGCGTCCGATTTTACCAGTTTTTCGGAGCATACTAAACGTAagttaatagttttatttttaatacttaaataatttttaactctaAAACTAGATTATATTGATTACTTTGATtatgttatatgtaatataagtatataatatgGCTGTATTTGCTTTGACGCTTTTAAGCTCTTcttctttgtttttctctttctttagaaaaagaagaagcgcTTTTAAAGCGccaaaataaacaatataataaaccTATATATAGTGTATATAGTGAGTTATttgtgaaacaaataattaaaatattatattgtttaagcACAATAAATGATAAAGACCACATCTACAGTGAAAGCGGATCTTGGTgcttaataataatctgtatgaacatttttactattttaaaataatttatagtctAAACTGTGCAAGATTTTATTCAGCttgtttcaataaaatctCGCGCAGTtggattataaattatcaaaaaaataatttttagtccAACACAATCAAAGTCAAAGTACGTAATTTcacgaattattaaattaacaagcAATTTAGTAATATCGATGTTAATCAACTTATTATATTGTGTTTCAGGTCCAAGAAAGCAATCATCTGATGCTGAGttcaaaaaagatttattaaaaatattatcagagGGTAGCAAAACTCCTGATGGTGTTGAAggatttttgtttcaattgggtgatattttaagaaaattgccATATAAAAGTAGAAGGCAAtttgagattaaaattatgatgGATGCGTTAAGAGCAGAAGAAGAGGCAggacttttataatttacattaaaaaaaaaaattattaaagttaaaaatatattttaagttaaagttaaaagttatattaaaaagttatatttttgttttttttaattagttatttattatgataaaaaataataaagtataaaactatataaagATTTCATGTAtgcttacaaaattatttaagtaattaattaaaatatacattcaaCTATACATTTTctgcaatttaaaattcattatttgcaGCTTTCTCCCATTGCCATTCAACAGCGCCttcatttacaaaataattggcAAATTCTTCCCTGTAAACCCTGGACAAATTATGCGAAATAATATCTCGGTTAACCTGATCTTGTATCTTTTCAATGCCAAGCGATATTTGCTGCTTGTTGTATTGTTCATTGTATTGTAAATATCGCCTTTCTTGTGGACGCTTTTCAAGTTCTTTAGTAATAATCAAATTGTGTAAACAAACAGTGGACAATATCATCTTTTCGGCTTTCAAGACATAAGTATTGATTGGTCTTCGAAAAATTCGCCATCTCGCTACAAGTATGCCAAAAGCACTTTCGACAACTCGTCTAGCCCTGCTGAgtcgataattaaatatttttttccttaaatCTAGCTGTGATCTTCTCGGATAAGGTCGCATCAAATATGATGATAGTTGATATGCCTCATCAGCTACCAAAACGAATGGCAACTTGTATTGACCAACTGCAGAAGATGGAGGCACATTTAAAGTGTTTGTATCTAGtcctaattttattttgctattgGCAAAAACTCCAGCATCGCTACGACGACCTTCTGCTCCTACATCTACCAAAATAAATCGACAATGTGCATCTGAAATGCCAGTAAGATTCAAGCTATGCGCTTTCTTGTAATTGTAATAGAAGGAGCCACTATGAGGAGAAGCctgtaatttgaattttaaattaatttattatatgaatgttaaatataaaagatgtctgaataaaacgttataatatattacttctATTACAATGTGTTTTCCGTCTATTGCCCCAATGCAGTGAGGGAAATTCCACAATGTTTCAAAGTCTTCTGCAATCTTTATCCACGCATTCTTGCTTGGTAATGGCATAACTAAATCCTTTAATTTAAGCCAGATTTCATCACAAGTTTCATGGATTATTTGTGAAATAGTGTTTGGAGAAACTCGAAATGCATATCCTATTGATCTCATGCTGTCTCCACTGGCTAAATACCTGAGGCAAATTTGCAGTCTTGTATAAGAAGCAATTGGTTCTctaatatgtattttcttttcaattccaGGGCCTACTATTGAAAGAAGGTGCTCGAAGGTGTCAATATCCattcttaaataattgaaatgcaGTGAATGATCAGTTTCTCTTAGCAtggtaattaaattatctttatcaCCTTGATGAAACCGCTGctctattgaataaatagGCCTGACCCATACACTTCTTTTGGATTTTCTTTTTGACAAGGCAACGTAAACGGAATATAACTTCAGTAAAGTTAATCTCACTTTCTCCTTTCGATATTGCATCATTGGAATTTTCAAGTATgtctttattaaatacttaataGATTCAGTCAccatcattaatttattattatccatGACCAAAACTTACAAACTTCTACGGAAACTAAATCGGAGTGCGCAAATATAAATGTCAACATCGAGAAATATAGAAACAATGACGCATTACGCATTACGATTTCAGTGTGCCCTGTTCACACGATACGGAAAAATGACATAAATGTGTCAAAGcagttcaaaaaattattttgaatttgtaaatattaattatatatattaaatattaatgcagtaataattgtttttacaatttgagtaattatattttattttaataaacaaattattaatataaaattattaattttaaaattatatttatccttGATGCATTATTGCATCTCTTTGACGCATCATGTGAACATAACACACAAAACTTGCGTGATAGAAAAGAGCGGAATAGCGCTGATTGGTTGTTTCAATGACGCACTTTCTATTCCGCAGTCCTATTACGCACCATCTGATTGCGGCCTAAGGCGGCGCGAAACGGTTGATGTACGGCGACGCGGAAGCGTCTGCGCGAGCGCGGATGCCGCGGTTGTCACTAGATCGCTGGGTAGCGagcttagaacatatatactggaaggggcatagCTGACTTGCCGTTGTCCTCaacatctatctatccttgtctgtacattttattgcaatacgcaTGCGTCGATTATGTTGATGTGTGTGATGACAAACTAGACAAGCTTATCTATGACAAGCCTTCCAATATAATCAAatctaaagaaataatcataaaaaagtatacaaaactaatactatttaaacatcaatgaagtttttaaatattttttttattatttattataataatttttattgtactagttactatatatacaagatataattaaaataagataacaaactttagaggagcgagaatattacataataataaatatta
Above is a genomic segment from Linepithema humile isolate Giens D197 chromosome 6, Lhum_UNIL_v1.0, whole genome shotgun sequence containing:
- the LOC137000419 gene encoding uncharacterized protein; the protein is MVISTMIMQSMIIIFNKPLDSLSDSFYRTKKQQQFLPLFFLPATVRQYDLYYKCTYCNFMLPKENYDYLNHSCFANINILKENIYVDNFNCLFRVSEIDEQSCSSVGKKKIRNKEDKAWADYDELLINAVMKRPCLWNHITPPKTRGPLIVKEAWLEVKEEIENKFEVEIIKKRWRNLRDSYKKARNKMTEYIPSGSAAPSTENRKGGFRYYDQMEFLNDTMISRPNLVISMLINLLYCVSGPRKQSSDAEFKKDLLKILSEGSKTPDGVEGFLFQLGDILRKLPYKSRRQFEIKIMMDALRAEEEAGLL